The following coding sequences are from one Candidatus Margulisiibacteriota bacterium window:
- the mreC gene encoding rod shape-determining protein MreC codes for MRGWWFFLLKIFLLILFLGGALKLLTFLPLEKAPALLTDKIAALQKIEKRAENWLADFAETLRLVTVQRGRDRRYEILYRKQLAAETLLQAAAYDNKRLREALRFQRGYSGGLVPAEITGRSADQWFRFALADKGAKSGVRAGQAVIAEKGLVGYAETIGADSARVILITDPLVNVSCVNERTGGIYVLAGQDHNRLELKYATQHSDIQEGDRLLTSGHSYRYKRGLPIGVVTRVELAANNLVKKVSVAPYVDLSSLDIVFFVQ; via the coding sequence ATGCGCGGCTGGTGGTTTTTTCTCTTAAAAATTTTTCTGCTCATTCTTTTTTTAGGTGGCGCGCTGAAGCTGCTGACTTTTTTGCCGCTGGAAAAAGCGCCGGCGCTTTTGACGGACAAAATTGCCGCGCTGCAAAAAATAGAAAAAAGGGCGGAAAACTGGCTGGCCGATTTTGCCGAAACCCTGCGTTTAGTCACGGTCCAGCGCGGGCGCGACCGGCGGTACGAGATTTTGTACCGCAAACAGCTTGCCGCGGAGACACTGCTGCAGGCGGCCGCTTATGACAACAAACGCCTGCGCGAAGCGCTGCGTTTTCAGCGCGGCTACAGCGGCGGTTTAGTGCCGGCGGAGATCACCGGTCGTAGCGCCGATCAATGGTTCCGTTTTGCGCTGGCCGACAAAGGCGCCAAATCCGGCGTGCGCGCCGGACAGGCGGTCATTGCCGAAAAGGGCTTAGTCGGCTATGCCGAAACGATCGGCGCGGACTCCGCGCGCGTGATCCTGATCACCGACCCGCTGGTCAATGTTAGCTGTGTCAATGAGCGCACCGGCGGCATTTATGTGCTGGCCGGCCAGGACCATAACCGGCTGGAGCTGAAATACGCGACGCAGCATTCCGATATTCAGGAGGGCGACCGCCTGCTCACTTCCGGCCACAGCTACCGTTACAAAAGAGGCCTGCCGATCGGTGTGGTCACGCGCGTGGAATTAGCCGCCAACAATCTGGTCAAAAAAGTCAGCGTCGCGCCGTATGTCGATTTGTCCAGTCTGGACATAGTCTTTTTTGTGCAATGA